The Arachis ipaensis cultivar K30076 chromosome B07, Araip1.1, whole genome shotgun sequence genome includes a window with the following:
- the LOC107605869 gene encoding MAG2-interacting protein 2 isoform X1, with amino-acid sequence MEFPLYETRRHASSSTSPSSSSTTTTLQIPNYPPQRQANDGSAGSFRSLLSVRGVSQLKEKWTEYNQPKKLRRLVSLFVSPTAKHVAVAAGNRITVLSKDDDYQVPCGIFAGRSLGTFSMGVWSEDDDILGVADDTDTLYFIKFNGEVIAEIVKKHLKISSPIVGLSFENESDEHKSYMFSVITSDGSLQQIELSYGQSGYTFPNYTSYHRKNLCSNIFCFDRHHELNFLVAVHKNSGSCHLSLWHTNSSRELEQLSSLQFKGLYVKPKDYRGQLTYPKVLISPQGTFITTLDLTGCLHIFKLDREGFTLSRLCLGELDDSSMFDNLSVGGSRSSVGLMDFMWWSDHILAVVERNGVVSLIDILNGSKVQEEGPAYFLPVVEGAPKYKGCLFLLATPSSQERSNPSDVGSTDELQHIEWITEDRLNQFHFSRLLWCLVTFSEKSVPEMYSILISKKRYHDALDFADSHGLDKDEVLKSQWLNSSQGLNEINKYLSSIKDREFVLSECVDRIGPTEDAVKALLDYGLHITDHYRFSEVDDHTSTLVWNARLARLRILQFRDRLETFLGVNMGRFSVQEYGKFRVMPISEAAVALAESGKIGALNLLFKRHPYSLSPFMLEILSAIPETVPAETYVQLLPGRSPPAGVAVRKDDWVECEKMVCFINTSVESHDIQIQVKTEPLVKHFLGTFWPSIDELTNWYKTRARFMDDFSGQLDNCLSFLEFALHKGLSELQQFHQDVLYLYQIIYSDDSDGETSSNMSLAKWGELSDYDKFKFMLKGVKEENVNERLRNRAIPFMHGKLHMVSLSGDISLLDSANQNIEKSFLVRWLTETALVNKLNICLVVIEEGCRNFQSNAYFKSDVEAIDCALQCIYLSTVTDRWSTMASILSKLPPLHGTTIQIENLERRLRLAEGHIEAGRLLAFYQVPKPLNFFVEAESDEKGVKQIIRLILSKFIRRQPSRSDSEWATMWRDMQYLREKAFPFLDLEYILVEFCRGLLKAGKFSLARNYLKGTSSVSLASEKAESLVIQAARDYFFSASSLSCSEIWNARECLNLYPNSANVKAEADIIDALTVKLPNLGVNILPMQFRQIKDPMEIVKMAITSPTGAYFHVDELIEVARLLGLRSADEIAAVEEAIAREAAVSGDLQLAFDLCLVLARKGHGYVWDLCAAIARGPALENMDVDSRKQLLGFALSYCDEESIGELLHAWKDLDLQGQCETLMISTGTNSSRFSLQGSSFNSLPKQSIQNICFQASNDMNTNNQDVHLEKIKEELSAVAKSLAIGDQADWASSLTENVKVLSFAASQLPWLLDLSKKGEHDTKFITGKQYLNIRTQAVVIILSWLARNEFSPRDNLIASLAKSVMEQPVTEEEDIIGCSYLLNLFDAFNGVEIIEEQLKIRKDYQQVCSIMNVGMAYSLLHNSGIGTDPIQRKELLKMRFKEKHASPTSDEIDKLGKVQSSFWREWKLKLEEQKRLTDHSRALQKIIPGVETERFLSGDSIYIENVVLNLIESVKMEKKHILKDILKLADTYGLKSTEVLLQYLSAVLVSDVWTNDDITAEIADCKGKVVDNGANTIETISSIVYPAIDGCNKLRLAYVYGLLAECYLQLESTKDSSPMAYHDHQNSDLRFAHYYRVIEQECKRVSFVNNLNFKNIAGLHGLNFECFSEEVYACIDDSSLSALSKMVQTLANIYGDSLPEGFMSWQDVYKHYILHLLSDLESKAANESSGRTPEYLQSFISKLEHSYGSCRSYIRLLSQSDALGIMKKYFTIIIPLYSSYGFIPDNSTWQDCLIVLLDFWMRLADDMKEVALEESSGETVCFNPVCLISCLKAFMKLVMEDIISPSQGWGSIYGYVQCGLSGESTLEIYNFCKAMIFSGCGYGAVAEVFSVASSESGLASDSGQGSQDLPHFYLDILEAVLQELVNGSHENRNLFHILSSLSKFESDVKVMQCVRRVIWERMVQFSDNLQLPSSIRVYVLELMQYISGKSIKGFSAEMEANVQPWEEWNELLFAGSKSETDVNKQLLDNKDSSNRFTNTLVALKSSQLVASISPSIEITADDLLNVDSAVSCFLKFFGEASNDSHFDALIAILEEWDGLFTTVKDRQRENAAEASEGGNDWNNDDWDEGWESLEEVENTEKVKKGDSASVHPLHVCWTEIFKKLISVSRFSDVLRLIDQSLSKPNVTLLDEDDGRSLSQIALGIDCFAALKMTLLLPYKALHLQCLVAIEDNLRQSIPALMIRNVELLILVLSSGLLTTISSDSTYGKSFSYICYLIGNLSNQCQQALVSGKRINTSEDAENPLLLFRTTLFPMFISELVKADQHVLAGFLVTKFMHTNESLSLINIAEASLDRYLERQLHLLQVNEIPVDKTCITLKNTVGSLRGKMSSLIQSTLPLLPTRVR; translated from the exons ATGGAGTTCCCGCTTTACGAGACGCGACGCCACGCTTCTTCTTCCACATCAccgtcttcttcttctactactactACACTGCAAATTCCAAATTACCCTCCGCAACGCCAG GCCAATGATGGCTCTGCAGGGAGCTTCCGCTCTTTGCTTTCGGTTCGAG GTGTGAGTCAGCTGAAGGAGAAGTGGACGGAGTATAATCAGCCGAAGAAGCTCAGGAGATTGGTGTCGCTGTTTGTTTCCCCTACCGCCAAACACGTTGCGGTCGCCGCCGGGAACCGGATAACGGTTCTCAGTAAAGACGATGATTATCAAGTGCCTTGCGGCATTTTCGCCG GTCGCAGCCTTGGTACATTTAGTATGGGAGTGTGGTCTGAAGATGATGACATTCTTGGGGTTGCTGATGATACTGATACGCTATATTTTATCAAATTCAATGGTGAAGTAATAGCTGAAATTGTGAAGAAGCATTTGAAAATATCTTCACCAATTGTTGGCCTATCTTTTGAAAATGAGTCAGATGAGCACAAGTCTTACAT GTTCTCTGTCATTACATCTGATGGTTCACTTCAACAAATTGAGCTCAGTTATGGACAAAGTGGATATACCTTTCCCAATTATACTTCTTATCACAGGAAAAATCTCTGCAGCAATATTTTCTGCTTTGACCGTCATCATGAACTTAACTTTTTGGTGGCTGTTCACAAGAACTCTG GGTCTTGCCATCTTTCTCTTTGGCATACAAATTCAAGTAGAGAACTGGAGCAGTTGTCCTCTTTGCAGTTTAAGGGATTATATGTAAAACCAAAAGATTACAGAGGTCAACTAACATATCCAAAGGTGCTAATCTCACCACAAGGTACATTCATTACTACACTGGATTTGACAGGGTGCTTGCATATTTTTAAGTTGGACAGAGAAGGCTTCACGCTATCTCGGCTTTGCTTGGGGGAGCTAGACGATTCATCAATGTTTGATAATTTATCAGTTGGAGGGAGTAGGTCCTCTGTGGGACTTATGGATTTTATGTGGTGGAGTGACCATATCCTTGCTGTTGTAGAAAGGAATGGTGTTGTTTCATTGATTGACATCCTAAATGGTTCAAAAGTTCAGGAAGAGGGTCCTGCATACTTTTTGCCTGTTGTAGAAGGTGCACCAAAATACAAGGGATGTCTTTTTCTGTTAGCAACTCCGTCATCTCAAGAAAGATCTAATCCTTCTGATGTTGGATCAACAGATGAGTTACAACATATAGAGTGGATCACTGAAGATAGGCTTAATCAGTTTCACTTTTCTAGGTTGCTCTGGTGCCTTGTTACTTTTTCTGAGAAATCTGTCCCTGAAATGTACAGTATATTGATTAGCAAGAAAAGATATCATGATGCTCTGGATTTCGCTGATAGTCATGGACTGGATAAAGATGAAGTTCTGAAGTCACAATGGTTGAATTCTAGTCAAGgattaaatgaaataaataaatatttgtcAAGTATTAAGGATAGAGAGTTTGTACTTTCCGAATGTGTTGATAGAATTGGACCTACAGAAGATGCTGTGAAAGCTTTACTGGATTATGGTCTCCACATCACTGACCATTATAGATTCTCAGAAGTAGATGATCATACTTCTACTCTAGTATGGAATGCTCGTTTGGCCAGACTTCGAATTTTGCAATTTAGAGATAGGTTAGAAACATTTCTCGGAGTAAACATGGGAAG GTTTTCTGTGCAGGAATATGGCAAGTTTCGTGTTATGCCTATTAGCGAAGCTGCTGTAGCACTGGCTGAAAGCGGAAAAATTGGTGCCTTAAATTTGCTGTTTAAGCGTCATCCATATTCTTTATCTCCATTTATGTTGGAAATTTTATCTGCCATCCCAGAAACAGTTCCTGCCGAAACATATGTGCAGCTTCTTCCTGGGAGATCTCCTCCTGCTGGTGTTGCAGTGAGGAAAGATGATTGGGTTGAATGTGAGAAGATGGTTTGTTTCATTAACACATCAGTTGAAAGCCATGACATTCAAATCCAAGTCAAAACTGAACCACTTGTTAAACATTTTCTTGGAACTTTTTGGCCATCCATTGATGAGCTCACCAATTGGTATAAAACAAGAGCTAGATTCATGGATGATTTCAGTGGGCAGCTGGATAATTGTTTAAGCTTTCTTGAGTTTGCTCTTCACAAAGGTTTATCTGAGTTGCAGCAATTCCATCAGGATGTCCTATACTTGTATCAAATTATTTATTCTGATGACAGTGATGGCGAAACAAGCTCCAATATGAGTCTTGCCAAGTGGGGAGAGTTGTCGGACTatgataaatttaaatttatgcTTAAGGGAGTCAAAGAGGAGAATGTAAATGAAAGACTACGCAATAGAGCTATTCCTTTTATGCATGGAAAGCTTCACATGGTATCTCTAAGCGGAGATATTAGTCTTCTTGATTCTGCAAATCAAAATATAGAGAAATCATTTCTGGTGAGATGGTTGACAGAAACTGCTTTGGTGAATAAATTGAACATATGCTTGGTGGTTATTGAGGAAGGGTGCAGAAACTTCCAAAGTAATGCCTATTTCAAAAGTGATGTTGAAGCTATTGACTGTGCTTTGCAATGCATATATTTGTCCACAGTTACAGATAGGTGGAGTACAATGGCATCCATTCTATCTAAATTACCTCCGCTACAtg GTACTACAATTCAAATAGAGAACCTTGAGAGAAGACTTAGACTTGCTGAAGGTCATATTGAAGCTGGGAGACTCTTGGCATTCTACCAG GTCCCAAAGCCATTAAACTTTTTTGTGGAGGCTGAATCAGATGAGAAGGGTGTCAAACAGATCATTCGCCTTATTCTATCTAAATTTATTCGCCGTCAACCTAGCCGATCTGATAGTGAATGGGCCACTATGTGGCGTGATATGCAATACTTGAGGGAAAAAGCATTTCCTTTCCTGGACCTGGAGtatattttggttgaattttgcaGAGGGCTGCTCAAAGCTGGGAAGTTCTCTCTTGCAAGAAATTACTTGAAGGGTACGAGTTCAGTTTCTTTGGCATCGGAGAAGGCAGAAAGCCTTGTCATTCAAGCAGCTAGGGATTACTTTTTCTCAGCTTCAAGTCTTTCTTGTTCAGAA ATCTGGAATGCTAGAGAATGCCTTAACCTATATCCAAATAGTGCAAATGTCAAGGCAGAGGCAGATATTATTGATGCACTTACAGTTAAGCTTCCCAACCTTGGGGTGAACATTCTGCCCATGCAGTTCAGGCAAATAAAGGATCCTATGGAGATTGTGAAAATGGCAATCACAAGTCCAACTGGAGCATATTTTCATGTTGATGAACTTATTGAAGTTGCTAGACTTCTTGGCCTGAGGTCTGCAGATGAAATAGCAGCTGTTGAGGAAGCTATTGCTAGAGAAGCTGCAGTTTCAGGTGATTTGCAATTGGCATTTGATCTTTGTCTTGTTTTGGCCCGCAAGGGGCATGGTTACGTATGGGATTTATGTGCTGCAATTGCAAGAGGTCCTGCTCTTGAAAATATGGATGTAGACTCTAGAAAGCAACTTTTAGGCTTTGCTTTGAGCTACTGTGATGAGGAATCCATTGGGGAGCTTCTCCATGCATGGAAAGACTTGGATTTGCAAGGCCAGTGTGAAACATTAATGATTTCGACAGGGACAAATTCTTCAAGATTTTCATTACAGGGTTCGTCTTTTAACTCACTTCCCAAACAAAGCATTCAAAATATTTGCTTTCAAGCGTCTAATGACATGAATACCAACAATCAGGATGTTCATCTTGAGAAAATTAAAGAAGAGCTTTCTGCTGTTGCTAAAAGCTTAGCTATTGGTGATCAAGCAGATTGGGCATCGTCCTTGACTGAAAATGTAAAAGTTCTGTCTTTTGCTGCTTCACAACTCCCTTGGTTGCTTGACTTGAGTAAGAAAGGAGAACATGATACAAAATTCATAACTGGGAAGCAGTATTTGAACATCAGAACACAGGCTGTGGTGATCATTTTGTCCTGGTTGGCTAGAAATGAATTTTCCCCTAGAGACAATCTGATTGCTTCTCTAGCAAAATCAGTTATGGAGCAACCAGTTACTGAAGAAGAAGATATAATTGGGTGTTCTTATCTTTTGAAtctttttgatgctttcaatGGAGTGGAAATTATAGAAGAACAGCTCAAAATACGAAAAGATTACCAGCAAGTTTGTAGCATCATGAATGTTGGGATGGCTTACAGCTTATTACACAATTCTGGAATAGGGACTGATCCTATTCAGAGGAAGGAGCTATTGAAGATGAGGTTTAAGGAAAAGCATGCATCACCCACTTCTG ATGAAATAGATAAGCTTGGCAAGGTACAGTCCTCATTTTGGAGAGAGTGGAAACTGAAACTAGAAGAGCAAAAGCGTCTGACTGATCATTCCAGAGCACTACAAAAGATAATTCCTGGGGTTGAAACAGAGCGTTTTCTGTCTGGGGATTCCATTTATATTGAGAATGTAGTTCTTAATCTCATTGAGTCAGTAAAAATGGAGAAAAAGCACATTCTGAAGGACATTTTAAAATTGGCTGATACTTATGGCTTAAAGAGTACTGAG GTGCTATTGCAATACTTAAGTGCTGTCCTTGTTTCTGATGTTTGGACAAATGATGATATTACAGCTGAAATTGCagattgtaaaggaaaagtagtTGACAATGGAGCCAATACCATTGAAACCATTTCATCAATTGTATACCCAGCAATTGATGGGTGCAACAAACTCCGGCTTGCTTATGTGTATGGCCTGTTGGCAGAGTGCTACTTGCAGCTGGAAAGCACCAAAGATTCATCACCAATGGCATATCATGATCATCAAAATTCTGATTTAAGGTTTGCTCATTATTACAGAGTCATTGAGCAAGAGTGCAAACGTGTATCATTTGTTAACAATCTTAACTTCAAAAATATAGCTGGTTTACATGGTTTGAATTTTGAGTGTTTTAGTGAGGAAGTTTATGCATGTATAGACGACAGTAGCTTGTCAGCTTTGTCAAAAATGGTACAGACTCTTGCAAATATTTACGGCGATTCATTGCCCGAGGGATTCATGTCATGGCAGGATGTCTACAAGCATTACATCCTGCATTTGCTCAGTGATTTGGAGAGCAAAGCTGCAAATGAATCTAGTGGCAGAACGCCTGAGTACCTTCAAAGCTTCATAAGTAAGCTTGAGCACAGCTATGGTTCATGCCGATCATACATTAGACTTTTGAGTCAGTCTGATGCTTTGGGGATCATGAAGAAGTACTTCACTATAATCATTCCTCTTTACAGTTCTTATGGATTCATACCAGACAATTCAACATGGCAAGACTGTCTTATTGTTCTTCTAGACTTCTGGATGAGACTGGCAGATGATATGAAAGAAGTTGCATTGGAGGAAAGCTCAGGAGAAACTGTTTGCTTCAATCCAGTGTGTTTAATAAGTTGTCTGAAAGCTTTTATGAAATTGGTGATGGAGGATATAATCTCACCAAGTCAGGGATGGGGAAGTATTTATGGCTATGTCCAGTGTGGTTTGAGTGGCGAGTCTACTTTAGAAATTTATAATTTCTGCAAAGCTATGATTTTTTCTGGCTGTGGGTATGGGGCCGTTGCTGAGGTTTTTTCTGTTGCATCGTCAGAATCAGGTTTAGCTTCTGATTCTGGCCAAGGTTCCCAAGATCTTCCTCATTTCTATTTGGATATTCTGGAAGCTGTTCTGCAGGAATTAGTCAATGGATCCCATGAGAACCGGAACCTGTTTCATATATTGTCATCTTTAAGCAAGTTTGAAAGTGATGTAAAAGTCATGCAATGTGTTAGACGTGTAATTTGGGAAAGAATGGTACAGTTCTCCGACAATTTACAGTTGCCAAGCTCCATCAGAGTTTATGTGTTAGAGCTTATGCAATATATATCAGGTAAAAGTATAAAGGGTTTCTCAGCTGAAATGGAAGCCAATGTCCAACCGTGGGAAGAATGGAATGAGTTGCTTTTTGCTGGCAGCAAGAGTGAGACTGATGTCAACAAGCAGTTGCTGGATAACAAAGATTCTTCTAATAGGTTTACAAATACTCTGGTTGCTCTAAAATCATCTCAGCTTGTAGCATCGATCTCTCCTAGCATAGAAATCACCGCAGACGACCTATTGAATGTAGACTCGGCTGTTTCTTGCTTTCTGAAGTTCTTTGGAGAAGCGAGTAATGATTCCCACTTTGATGCTCTGATAGCTATTTTGGAAGAGTGGGATGGACTGTTCACAACAGTGAAAGATCGACAAAGAGAAAATGCTGCTGAAGCATCTGAAGGTGGGAATGACTGGAACAATGATGATTGGGACGAGGGATGGGAAAGTCTTGAGGAAGTGGAAAACACCGAGAAAGTAAAGAAAGGGGACTCTGCTTCTGTTCATCCGTTACATGTGTGTTGGACAGAAATATTTAAAAAGCTCATAAGCGTATCAAGGTTTAGTGATGTGCTGAGACTGATTGATCAATCATTATCAAAACCGAATGTTACGTTACTTGATGAAGATGATGGCAGGAGCTTAAGCCAGATAGCACTCGGCATCGATTGCTTTGCGGCTTTGAAGATGACATTGTTGCTGCCTTACAAAGCATTACACTTACAGTGTCTGGTTGCAATTGAGGATAACTTGCGTCAAAGCATCCCTGCTTTAATGATTAGGAATGTTGAGTTACTAATTCTCGTTCTCTCATCTGGGCTTCTCACTACTATCTCCAGCGACTCCACCTATGGTAAAAGTTTCTCTTATATCTGCTATTTGATTGGAAACTTATCCAATCAATGTCAACAAGCTTTGGTATCAGGTAAAAGAATCAACACTAGTGAAGACGCTGAGAATCCATTGCTGCTTTTCAGAACGACCCTTTTCCCTATGTTCATATCAGAACTTGTGAAAGCTGATCAGCATGTTCTAGCTGGATTTCTTGTCACAAAATTCATGCACACTAATGAGTCGCTGAGTCTCATTAACATTGCAGAGGCCAGTCTCGATAGGTATCTGGAAAGGCAGTTGCACTTGCTACAGGTCAATGAGATCCCTGTTGACAAGACATGTATAACACTGAAGAACACTGTTGGAAGCTTGAGAGGCAAGATGAGCAGTTTAATCCAGTCCACATTGCCATTGCTTCCTACTAGAGTTAGATGA